In Halapricum desulfuricans, a single window of DNA contains:
- the gatA gene encoding Asp-tRNA(Asn)/Glu-tRNA(Gln) amidotransferase subunit GatA, which yields MSYNAFITRETIEGEEDGPLAGKTVAVKDNISTEGVRTTCGSAMLEEYVPPYDAAVVERLLEAGATIPGKTNMDEFGMGTTTETSAFGPTDNPAAEGRVPGGSSGGSAAAVAAGEADLALGTDTGGSVRCPAAFTGTVGIKPTYGLVSRYGLIAYANSLEQIGPIAPSVEEAAELLEVIAGLDDRDSTTRDAHEEVGERSPDGVREYAFADAADGDVDGLEIGIPTELLEGADERVVETFWDAIDELEARGASYHEVAMESLSHAVEAYYVIAMSEASSNLARFDGVRYGPTPEYEGNWNEEFAAVREEGFGEEVKRRILLGTYALSAGYHDKYYKQAQDARAWVKQDFDSALSEADVLASPTMPVPPMERGESLDDPLTMYLADANTTPVNLANLPAISVPAGETSDGLPVGLQLIGPAFGEREIIRAGSALA from the coding sequence ATGAGTTACAACGCCTTTATCACCCGGGAGACGATCGAAGGCGAGGAAGACGGACCGCTCGCCGGAAAGACCGTCGCGGTCAAGGACAACATCTCGACGGAAGGCGTGCGGACGACCTGCGGGTCCGCGATGCTCGAGGAGTACGTCCCGCCCTACGACGCGGCGGTCGTCGAGCGCCTGCTCGAGGCGGGCGCGACGATCCCCGGCAAGACCAACATGGACGAATTCGGGATGGGGACGACGACCGAGACATCGGCGTTCGGCCCGACCGACAATCCCGCGGCAGAGGGGCGGGTTCCCGGCGGCTCTTCGGGTGGCTCGGCGGCCGCCGTGGCCGCCGGCGAGGCCGACCTCGCGCTGGGGACCGACACCGGCGGCTCGGTGCGCTGTCCGGCCGCGTTCACCGGCACGGTCGGGATCAAGCCAACCTACGGGCTGGTCTCCCGATACGGGCTGATCGCCTACGCCAACTCCCTAGAGCAGATCGGCCCGATCGCCCCCTCCGTCGAGGAGGCCGCCGAACTGCTGGAGGTGATCGCCGGACTGGACGACCGCGACTCGACGACCCGGGACGCCCACGAGGAGGTCGGCGAGCGGAGCCCCGACGGCGTGCGCGAGTACGCCTTCGCCGACGCCGCGGACGGTGACGTCGATGGCCTGGAGATCGGGATCCCAACCGAACTGCTTGAGGGGGCCGACGAGCGAGTCGTCGAGACCTTCTGGGACGCCATCGACGAACTGGAAGCGCGGGGTGCGAGCTACCACGAGGTCGCAATGGAGTCGCTTTCCCACGCCGTCGAGGCCTACTACGTGATCGCGATGAGCGAGGCCTCCTCGAACCTGGCCCGGTTCGACGGCGTGCGCTACGGTCCGACGCCCGAGTACGAGGGCAACTGGAACGAGGAGTTCGCGGCGGTCCGCGAGGAGGGCTTCGGCGAGGAAGTCAAGCGCCGGATCCTGCTGGGGACCTACGCGCTCTCGGCGGGGTACCACGACAAGTACTACAAGCAGGCCCAGGACGCCCGCGCGTGGGTCAAGCAGGACTTCGATTCGGCCCTCTCAGAGGCGGACGTGCTCGCCTCGCCGACGATGCCGGTTCCGCCGATGGAGCGCGGCGAGAGCCTGGACGATCCCCTGACGATGTACCTGGCCGACGCCAACACGACACCGGTCAACCTCGCGAACCTCCCCGCGATCTCCGTTCCGGCCGGCGAGACGAGCGACGGCCTGCCGGTCGGGTTGCAGTTGATCGGGCCGGCCTTCGGCGAGCGGGAGATCATCCGGGCCGGCAGCGCGCTGGCGTAG
- a CDS encoding ribose 1,5-bisphosphate isomerase, with product MGAHDLDASVKRIAADIAAMETRGAAAIADAAADALRQQAKHSDAETPDAFRAELRAAARRLLETRPTAVSLPNALRYVLQRMNGDSVETLRRNTVAGAEEFRTRLDHAQADLGRVGANRLRDGDRIMTHCHSTDVLACVETAREQGKEVSAIVKETRPRNQGRLTAERLVELGVDVTLIVDSAARRYLNDVDHVLVGADAIAADGSVINKIGTSGLAVNARDRGTPIVVAAQTIKLDPDTMTGNLVEIETRDESEVIDRPDREAIGDISVENPAFDVTPPRYVDAIVTERGQFPPESIVALMRELFGEAVADPWIESRPSTEFGGDEQ from the coding sequence ATGGGGGCCCATGATCTCGACGCAAGCGTCAAGCGGATCGCGGCGGACATCGCGGCGATGGAGACCCGCGGAGCCGCGGCGATCGCCGACGCGGCCGCCGACGCGCTCCGACAGCAGGCCAAGCACAGCGACGCGGAGACGCCCGACGCGTTCCGCGCGGAGTTGCGAGCCGCGGCCCGGCGGTTGCTGGAGACGCGGCCGACGGCCGTCTCGTTGCCGAACGCGCTCCGGTACGTGCTCCAGCGAATGAACGGGGACAGCGTCGAGACGCTCCGCCGAAACACCGTCGCTGGGGCCGAAGAGTTCCGGACGCGCCTCGATCACGCACAGGCGGACCTCGGGCGCGTGGGGGCCAACCGCCTGCGCGACGGTGACCGTATCATGACCCACTGCCACTCGACGGACGTGCTAGCCTGCGTCGAAACCGCACGCGAGCAGGGCAAAGAGGTGTCAGCGATCGTCAAGGAGACGCGCCCGCGAAATCAGGGGCGACTGACCGCCGAGCGGCTGGTCGAGCTCGGCGTGGACGTGACTCTCATCGTCGATTCAGCGGCCCGCCGGTATCTCAACGACGTCGATCACGTTCTCGTCGGAGCCGACGCCATCGCCGCCGACGGCAGCGTCATCAACAAGATCGGCACGTCCGGACTGGCGGTCAACGCCCGCGACCGGGGGACGCCGATCGTCGTCGCGGCCCAGACGATCAAGCTCGACCCGGACACGATGACCGGCAATCTCGTCGAGATCGAAACCCGGGACGAATCAGAGGTGATCGACCGTCCAGACCGGGAGGCGATCGGGGACATCAGCGTCGAGAACCCGGCATTCGACGTGACGCCCCCGAGGTACGTGGACGCGATCGTCACCGAACGCGGGCAGTTCCCGCCCGAGAGCATCGTGGCGCTGATGCGCGAACTGTTCGGCGAGGCGGTCGCCGACCCCTGGATCGAATCGAGGCCGAGCACGGAGTTCGGAGGTGACGAACAGTGA
- a CDS encoding serine/threonine-protein kinase RIO2, with the protein MVQNVAPVMAELEPEDFHLLSGIEQGMRFSEWVQREKIPEFSRLTAEDVEYRLDRCMDRELIERKTIQYEGYTLTFEGYDALALHTFAQRETIDGVGSPLGVGKESDVYEARSYRPLALKFHREGYTNFREVMREREYTADREHVSWQYTARKAAEREYDALETLYPDVSVPQPIDHNRHAVVMERMDGVELSKARLDPEQARSLLEMVLREIQTAYQEGYVHADISEYNVFVASDGITIFDWPQAVPTDHENSDELLERDIDNIVGYFRRKYPGQMPEQTDIEGISRAIRDDDFESLRAFGGK; encoded by the coding sequence ATGGTCCAGAACGTCGCGCCGGTGATGGCGGAACTCGAACCCGAGGACTTCCATCTCCTCTCGGGAATCGAGCAGGGGATGCGGTTCTCGGAGTGGGTCCAGCGCGAGAAGATCCCGGAGTTCTCGCGGCTGACGGCCGAAGACGTCGAGTATCGACTCGACCGCTGCATGGACCGCGAACTGATCGAACGCAAGACGATCCAGTACGAGGGATACACGCTCACCTTCGAGGGATACGACGCGCTGGCGTTGCACACGTTCGCACAGCGAGAGACGATCGACGGCGTCGGTTCGCCACTCGGGGTCGGCAAGGAAAGCGACGTCTACGAAGCACGATCCTACCGGCCGCTGGCGCTGAAGTTCCACCGCGAGGGGTACACCAACTTCCGGGAAGTGATGCGCGAACGGGAGTACACCGCCGACCGCGAACACGTCTCTTGGCAGTACACCGCGCGCAAGGCGGCCGAGCGGGAGTACGACGCGCTCGAAACGCTATATCCCGACGTCAGTGTCCCGCAGCCGATCGATCACAACCGCCACGCGGTCGTCATGGAGCGGATGGACGGTGTCGAACTCTCGAAGGCGCGGCTGGACCCCGAGCAGGCCCGGTCGCTTCTGGAGATGGTTCTCCGGGAGATCCAGACGGCCTACCAGGAGGGATACGTCCACGCCGACATCAGCGAGTACAACGTCTTCGTCGCTAGCGACGGGATCACGATCTTCGACTGGCCCCAGGCTGTGCCCACCGACCACGAGAACAGCGACGAACTCCTCGAACGCGACATCGACAACATCGTAGGCTACTTCCGCCGAAAATATCCCGGTCAGATGCCCGAACAAACGGACATCGAAGGGATCAGCCGGGCGATCCGGGACGACGACTTCGAGTCGCTTCGCGCGTTCGGCGGAAAATAA
- a CDS encoding histone deacetylase family protein, whose translation MRFGYREICLEHDTGARHPESPDRLRAIRQSLSECDNVEYVAADSATEVEVTNVHDADYIAEVREFCEDGGGNWDADTVAVEETWDAVLASAGLAEWAATTALDDRPSHETPFALGRPPGHHAVEDDAMGFCFVNNVAVAAQHVIEHETADRVAILDWDVHHGNGTQDMFYDREDVFYVSFHEEGLYPGTGAVGETGEDDAELTTLNAPFPAGCGDAEYMAALREVIGPSLEAFDPDLLLVSAGFDAHEHDPISRMVVTTDGYGLMTDFLWTLTDEVDAGLGFVLEGGYGLETLSDGVKMVHKVLDGHEPPTREWSVNDNGRSVIDSLKEQGFPSVEPDESG comes from the coding sequence ATGAGGTTTGGCTACCGCGAGATCTGCCTCGAACACGACACCGGCGCGCGCCACCCGGAGAGCCCCGACCGCCTCCGGGCGATACGCCAGAGTCTCTCGGAGTGTGACAACGTCGAGTACGTCGCGGCCGACTCGGCGACCGAGGTCGAAGTGACAAACGTCCACGACGCCGACTATATCGCCGAAGTCCGGGAGTTCTGCGAGGACGGCGGCGGCAACTGGGACGCCGACACCGTCGCCGTCGAGGAGACCTGGGACGCCGTGCTCGCGAGCGCCGGACTCGCCGAGTGGGCCGCGACGACGGCCCTCGACGACCGGCCGAGCCACGAGACGCCGTTCGCGCTGGGTCGGCCCCCCGGTCATCACGCCGTCGAGGACGACGCGATGGGGTTCTGTTTCGTCAACAACGTCGCGGTCGCGGCCCAGCACGTCATCGAGCACGAGACGGCCGACCGCGTCGCGATTCTCGACTGGGACGTCCACCACGGAAACGGCACGCAGGACATGTTCTACGACCGCGAGGACGTGTTCTACGTCTCCTTCCACGAGGAGGGGCTGTATCCGGGCACGGGTGCCGTCGGCGAGACCGGCGAGGACGACGCCGAATTGACGACGCTGAACGCCCCGTTCCCCGCGGGCTGTGGCGACGCCGAGTACATGGCCGCACTGCGGGAGGTGATCGGCCCGTCGCTGGAGGCGTTCGATCCCGACCTGCTGTTGGTCAGTGCCGGCTTCGACGCCCACGAACACGATCCGATCTCACGGATGGTCGTCACGACCGACGGCTACGGCCTGATGACCGACTTCCTGTGGACGCTGACCGACGAGGTCGACGCCGGCCTCGGGTTCGTACTCGAAGGGGGCTACGGCCTCGAAACGCTCTCTGACGGCGTCAAGATGGTTCACAAGGTGCTCGACGGTCACGAACCGCCGACCCGCGAGTGGTCGGTCAACGACAACGGTCGCTCCGTTATCGACAGCCTCAAAGAGCAGGGTTTCCCCTCGGTCGAGCCCGACGAGAGCGGCTAG
- a CDS encoding deoxyribodipyrimidine photo-lyase: protein MSDIVVWHRADLRSVDNPALAAAAEDGTPAPVFVFDPQFYGSDGLACDARLRFVHESLRDLRRQYRDRGGDLALLHGDPGK, encoded by the coding sequence GTGAGCGACATCGTCGTCTGGCATCGGGCGGACCTGCGCAGCGTCGACAACCCCGCGCTCGCGGCGGCCGCCGAAGACGGCACCCCGGCACCGGTGTTCGTCTTCGATCCGCAGTTCTACGGGAGCGACGGGCTGGCCTGTGACGCCCGACTCCGGTTCGTCCACGAGTCGCTGCGCGATCTCCGCCGCCAGTATCGCGACCGGGGCGGCGACCTCGCCTTGCTGCACGGCGATCCCGGGAAGTGA
- a CDS encoding histone family protein yields the protein MSVELPFAPVDSIIRRNAGDLRVSSEATEALTRRIQERGAERAVAAAERATADGRKTLMPEDFGVETVPDPDALELPIAPVDRIARLDIEDYRVAMDARIALASLLEDEADTVAAAAAVLARHAGRRTVKGEDIELYDELGPYFE from the coding sequence ATGAGCGTCGAGCTACCGTTCGCTCCGGTCGATTCGATCATCCGTCGCAACGCCGGGGACCTGCGCGTGAGTTCCGAGGCGACCGAGGCGCTGACACGCCGGATTCAGGAACGGGGTGCCGAGCGCGCGGTCGCGGCGGCCGAGCGCGCGACCGCGGACGGCCGGAAAACCCTGATGCCCGAGGACTTCGGCGTCGAGACCGTTCCTGACCCGGACGCCCTGGAGTTACCGATCGCGCCCGTCGACCGGATCGCGCGGCTCGACATCGAGGACTACCGCGTGGCGATGGACGCCCGGATCGCGCTCGCGTCGTTGCTGGAAGACGAGGCCGACACCGTCGCGGCCGCCGCGGCGGTCCTGGCACGCCATGCCGGACGGCGTACCGTTAAGGGGGAGGACATCGAACTATACGACGAACTCGGGCCCTACTTTGAATGA
- a CDS encoding single-stranded DNA binding protein, protein MGAIEDVYADLEADVSEEEFREAVEQKVEQMGGLADEETAAMLIAHELSENEVNAIADIEPGMDEVKFLAKVTSIGELRTFERDGDDEDGRVINVEAADETGQVRLSFWDEQARSIDDGELQAGDVLRVKGRPKDGYSGLEVSVDKAEPDEDAEIEVDLDGRTDVDSLSMGQSDVNVRGIVLDTESVRTFDRDDGSEGRVANLTLGDESGRIRVTLWDDRADRAEELEAGTPVEVVDGYVRERDGSLELHVGDRGAVEAIDDEIDFSPETDPIGGVELDQTVDIGGVVRSADPKRTFDRDDGSEGQVRNVRIQDDTGDIRVALWGEKADIDLGPGDEVFVADAEIQDGWQDDLEASAGWGSAVVVLEDGSGAGAASNGDSGGASSESSTGLDTFADDRGTDDGSEPAGVGSDDSDGTGGEQIEVTGTVVQTGDPVIVDDGEETISVETDEHVQLGQQVTVRGQRRADRVDAEELF, encoded by the coding sequence ATGGGTGCAATCGAGGACGTCTACGCGGATCTCGAGGCCGACGTCTCCGAGGAGGAGTTCCGGGAGGCCGTCGAGCAGAAAGTCGAACAGATGGGGGGGCTCGCGGACGAGGAGACGGCGGCGATGCTGATCGCGCACGAACTCAGCGAGAACGAGGTCAACGCGATCGCCGACATTGAGCCCGGCATGGACGAGGTGAAGTTCCTCGCGAAGGTGACCTCGATCGGGGAGTTGCGCACGTTCGAGCGCGACGGCGACGACGAGGACGGCCGCGTCATCAACGTCGAGGCCGCCGACGAGACGGGACAGGTGCGGCTCTCCTTCTGGGACGAACAGGCCCGCTCGATCGACGACGGAGAGCTCCAGGCGGGTGACGTCCTGCGCGTCAAGGGCCGGCCAAAAGACGGCTACAGCGGCCTGGAGGTCAGCGTCGACAAGGCCGAACCGGACGAGGACGCCGAGATCGAGGTCGACCTCGACGGGCGGACCGACGTCGACTCGCTGTCGATGGGGCAATCGGACGTCAACGTCAGGGGGATCGTCCTCGACACCGAGTCGGTTCGCACGTTCGACCGCGACGACGGCAGCGAGGGACGGGTCGCGAACCTCACGCTGGGTGACGAGTCCGGGCGGATCCGCGTGACGCTGTGGGACGACCGGGCCGACCGCGCCGAGGAACTCGAGGCTGGCACGCCCGTCGAGGTCGTCGACGGCTACGTCCGCGAGCGCGACGGCAGCCTGGAGTTGCACGTCGGCGACCGCGGGGCGGTCGAGGCGATCGACGACGAGATCGACTTCAGCCCGGAGACCGACCCGATCGGCGGCGTCGAACTCGACCAGACGGTCGACATCGGCGGCGTCGTCCGATCGGCCGACCCGAAGCGGACGTTCGATCGGGACGACGGCAGCGAGGGGCAGGTCCGCAACGTCCGAATCCAGGACGACACCGGCGACATCCGGGTGGCACTGTGGGGCGAAAAGGCCGACATCGACCTCGGGCCGGGCGACGAGGTGTTCGTCGCTGACGCCGAGATTCAGGACGGCTGGCAGGACGACCTCGAGGCGTCCGCAGGCTGGGGGTCGGCGGTCGTCGTGCTGGAGGACGGCTCCGGTGCGGGGGCGGCGAGCAACGGAGACAGCGGGGGCGCCAGCAGCGAATCGTCGACCGGCCTCGACACGTTCGCGGACGACCGCGGGACCGACGACGGAAGCGAGCCAGCGGGCGTCGGCAGTGACGACAGCGACGGCACGGGCGGCGAGCAGATAGAAGTGACAGGGACGGTCGTCCAGACAGGCGATCCGGTGATCGTCGACGACGGCGAGGAGACCATCAGCGTCGAGACCGACGAGCACGTCCAGCTCGGCCAGCAGGTCACCGTGCGCGGCCAGCGCCGGGCCGACCGAGTCGACGCCGAGGAGCTCTTCTAG
- a CDS encoding carbohydrate kinase family protein has product MTDILCAGHANWDVTLQVDRLPQPDDEARITGRRQSGGGSAANAAAVLAQLQVDTALLGSVGRDERGQEIRRELTDLGVETGLLEAVTAETTTKYLIVDQAGEVLMLGNKGANERFDIDSGASETLGDVEHLHLTSQRPDTALELARRAAERGVSVSFDPGRRVADQEYEPVLERTDLLFVTEREFESIGRESRPGQTVVVKRGERGAQLRDGGVETHSGFDADVVDTAGAGDAFAGGFLATRRHRSAADALAVANACGAVAVQSLGARTRLSWDDIDALLADSA; this is encoded by the coding sequence GTGACCGACATCCTCTGTGCCGGGCACGCCAACTGGGACGTCACCCTGCAGGTCGATCGACTGCCACAGCCGGACGACGAGGCACGGATCACCGGCCGACGCCAGTCGGGCGGCGGCAGCGCGGCGAACGCAGCGGCCGTCCTCGCACAGCTGCAGGTCGATACGGCGCTGCTCGGGAGCGTCGGCCGGGACGAGCGCGGACAGGAGATCCGGCGGGAGTTGACGGACCTCGGCGTCGAGACGGGACTGCTCGAAGCCGTCACAGCCGAGACGACGACGAAGTACCTGATCGTCGATCAGGCGGGCGAGGTACTCATGCTCGGCAACAAGGGCGCGAACGAACGGTTCGATATCGACTCGGGAGCGAGCGAAACGCTCGGCGACGTCGAACACCTCCACCTGACGAGCCAACGGCCCGACACTGCGCTCGAACTCGCTCGCCGGGCCGCCGAACGCGGCGTGTCCGTCAGCTTCGATCCGGGCCGACGGGTCGCCGATCAGGAGTACGAGCCGGTGCTCGAACGGACCGACCTGCTGTTCGTCACCGAACGGGAATTCGAGTCGATCGGACGCGAGAGCCGGCCCGGACAGACCGTCGTGGTCAAGCGGGGCGAAAGAGGGGCACAGCTCCGCGACGGCGGTGTCGAGACACACTCCGGTTTCGACGCCGACGTCGTCGATACGGCCGGTGCTGGCGACGCCTTCGCTGGCGGGTTCCTGGCGACTCGCCGGCACCGCTCGGCGGCGGACGCACTCGCGGTCGCCAACGCCTGCGGTGCGGTGGCCGTCCAGTCGCTCGGGGCTCGCACGCGCCTCTCGTGGGACGACATCGACGCGCTACTCGCTGACTCGGCCTGA
- a CDS encoding transcription initiation factor IIB, which yields MTDTTIRRHEQTSQRETTDETAEEDLVCPECGGTLARDSERGETVCQECGLVVEEDEIDPGPEWRAFDAKEKDEKSRVGAPTTNMMHDKGLSTNIGWQDKDAYGNSLSSRQREKMQRLRTWNERFRTRDSRERNLKQALGEIDRMASALGLPENVRETASVIYRRALQEDLLPGRSIEGVSTAALYAAARQAGTPRSLDEIDAVSRVDKDEIARTYRYVVRELGLEVKPADPESYVPRFASDLDLSEEVERRARQLLSTAKSKGVHSGKSPVGLAAAAVYAASLLSNEKVTQNEVSEVANISEVTIRNRYHELLEAEDDIPT from the coding sequence ATGACAGACACGACCATCAGACGCCACGAGCAAACGAGTCAGCGAGAGACGACCGATGAAACGGCCGAAGAGGACCTGGTCTGTCCCGAGTGTGGCGGGACGCTCGCGCGCGATTCCGAACGCGGCGAGACCGTCTGCCAGGAGTGCGGGCTCGTCGTCGAGGAGGATGAGATCGACCCCGGGCCGGAGTGGCGGGCGTTCGACGCCAAGGAGAAAGACGAGAAGTCCCGCGTGGGCGCGCCGACGACGAACATGATGCACGACAAGGGGCTGTCGACGAACATCGGCTGGCAGGACAAGGACGCCTACGGCAACTCGCTGTCCTCGCGCCAGCGCGAGAAGATGCAACGGCTTCGAACCTGGAACGAGCGGTTCCGGACCCGTGATTCCCGAGAGCGCAACCTCAAGCAGGCGCTGGGCGAGATCGACCGCATGGCCTCGGCGCTTGGCCTGCCCGAGAACGTCCGCGAGACTGCCAGCGTCATCTACCGACGCGCGCTACAGGAGGATCTGTTGCCCGGCCGTTCGATCGAAGGCGTCTCGACGGCCGCGCTGTACGCCGCCGCCCGGCAGGCCGGCACGCCGCGCAGCCTCGACGAGATCGACGCCGTTTCTCGTGTTGACAAGGACGAGATCGCGCGCACGTACCGGTACGTCGTCCGCGAACTCGGACTCGAGGTCAAGCCCGCCGACCCCGAGAGTTACGTCCCTCGATTTGCTTCCGATCTCGATCTCTCCGAGGAAGTCGAACGACGCGCTCGCCAGCTGCTCAGCACGGCCAAGTCCAAGGGCGTCCACTCCGGTAAATCGCCAGTCGGACTGGCCGCCGCCGCGGTCTATGCCGCCTCGCTGCTCTCGAACGAGAAAGTCACCCAGAACGAGGTCTCCGAAGTGGCCAACATCTCCGAGGTCACGATTCGCAATCGCTATCACGAACTCCTCGAAGCCGAAGACGACATCCCGACCTAG
- a CDS encoding NUDIX hydrolase, producing the protein METTRHFVATVYVVNDGAVALHNHDKLGMWLPPGGHVDRDELPHEAAGREVREELGRDVKLLAPREGISSPTVESIPQPQHFLLEDINTCDGAVGHQHIDFVFYGRVDDRRIDPEPGEAGREAWEWFDAAQLRAEPDRLEPDVIEIGLQAIEAVSATR; encoded by the coding sequence ATGGAAACGACGCGCCATTTCGTCGCGACCGTCTACGTCGTCAACGACGGTGCCGTCGCGCTACATAATCACGACAAGCTCGGCATGTGGCTTCCGCCCGGCGGTCACGTCGATCGCGACGAACTCCCGCACGAAGCTGCCGGACGAGAGGTACGGGAGGAGCTGGGCCGCGATGTCAAGTTGCTCGCGCCGCGTGAGGGGATCTCCTCGCCGACGGTCGAATCGATCCCCCAGCCACAGCACTTCCTGCTCGAAGACATCAACACCTGTGACGGGGCTGTCGGACACCAGCATATCGATTTCGTCTTCTACGGTCGGGTCGACGACCGACGGATCGATCCGGAACCCGGCGAGGCGGGTCGGGAGGCCTGGGAGTGGTTCGACGCGGCCCAGCTCCGGGCTGAACCCGATCGTCTCGAACCCGACGTGATCGAGATCGGGCTGCAAGCGATCGAGGCCGTCAGCGCTACTCGATGA
- the cca gene encoding CCA tRNA nucleotidyltransferase, which yields MGDEFDAVVATVRERADPDREERAQLHEAVETLTARIEAAIEALPVEADVVQVGSTARGTWISGDRDVDLFVRFPPGLPREQLEDYGLRIGHEVLPDGREEYAEHPYVVGEFDGFDVDLVPCYAVEDATAIQSAVDRTPFHTEYLNERLDDNLAADVRVCKQFLTAIGVYGSDLRTRGFSGYLTELLVLEYGGFRPFVEAATDWHPPVAFDPEAHGRRETAQPSRNEDVTASDLPFDDPLIVIDPTDPERNVAAVCSEESVARLQHYARELVTDPRVELFESSEPAPLDADEVRDAFDRRGTTPVAIGFETPDLVEDDLYPQLEKSRAGVVGLLERHEFDVLRSTAVSDDDRTAVLAELGVTERPAVQRHEGPPVHVREHAANFFERYDGAAAAGPFVDGDRYVVEREREFRTAAALLDSDAIFEVGHGAAVERQLGASYRVYQGREVGTLAERFGVELAAYLEPTP from the coding sequence ATGGGCGACGAGTTCGACGCCGTCGTTGCGACGGTCCGCGAACGGGCCGATCCCGACCGCGAGGAGCGAGCGCAGTTGCACGAGGCCGTCGAAACGCTGACCGCACGTATCGAAGCCGCTATCGAGGCGTTGCCGGTCGAGGCCGACGTCGTGCAGGTCGGTTCGACCGCCCGCGGGACCTGGATCTCCGGGGACCGTGACGTCGATCTGTTCGTACGCTTTCCGCCGGGTCTGCCCCGCGAACAACTCGAAGACTACGGACTCCGGATCGGCCACGAGGTCCTCCCCGACGGCCGCGAGGAGTACGCCGAACATCCCTACGTCGTCGGCGAGTTCGACGGTTTCGACGTCGATCTGGTCCCCTGCTACGCCGTGGAAGACGCAACGGCCATTCAGTCGGCAGTCGATCGAACGCCGTTTCACACCGAGTATCTGAACGAGCGCCTCGACGATAATCTCGCGGCTGACGTCCGGGTCTGCAAGCAGTTCCTCACGGCGATCGGCGTCTACGGCAGTGATCTCCGGACGCGCGGCTTCTCGGGCTATCTGACCGAACTGCTCGTGCTCGAGTACGGCGGCTTTCGCCCGTTCGTCGAGGCCGCGACGGACTGGCATCCTCCGGTGGCCTTTGATCCAGAAGCGCACGGGCGGCGCGAGACGGCGCAACCGTCCCGGAACGAGGACGTCACTGCTTCCGACCTCCCGTTCGACGATCCGCTGATCGTGATCGACCCGACCGATCCCGAGCGCAACGTGGCCGCGGTCTGTAGCGAGGAGAGCGTCGCCCGACTCCAGCATTACGCCCGGGAGCTGGTCACCGACCCCCGGGTCGAACTGTTCGAATCCTCCGAGCCGGCACCGCTCGACGCCGACGAGGTCCGGGACGCGTTCGATCGCCGGGGGACGACGCCGGTCGCGATCGGCTTCGAGACGCCCGATCTCGTCGAGGACGATCTGTACCCCCAGCTGGAGAAATCCAGAGCCGGCGTCGTCGGGCTGCTCGAGCGCCACGAGTTCGACGTCCTCCGCTCGACGGCGGTCTCCGACGACGATCGAACGGCCGTCCTCGCGGAGCTGGGAGTGACCGAGCGTCCGGCCGTCCAGCGCCACGAGGGACCACCGGTCCACGTCCGCGAGCACGCCGCGAACTTCTTCGAACGGTACGACGGTGCGGCCGCCGCCGGGCCGTTCGTCGACGGCGATCGCTACGTCGTCGAGCGCGAACGGGAGTTCAGGACCGCCGCGGCGCTGCTGGACTCGGACGCGATCTTCGAGGTCGGGCACGGCGCTGCCGTCGAGCGACAGCTCGGAGCGTCCTACCGGGTCTACCAGGGTCGGGAAGTCGGGACGCTGGCCGAACGGTTCGGCGTCGAGCTGGCGGCGTATCTCGAACCGACACCCTGA
- the gatC gene encoding Asp-tRNA(Asn)/Glu-tRNA(Gln) amidotransferase subunit GatC: MSDSAVDPAEVRHVADLARVDLDEAELERFAEQFGEILDAFETLEEVPEVEREADLVNVMRPDERKESLDQEQALQNAEDEEGFFKGPKVS; the protein is encoded by the coding sequence ATGAGCGATTCTGCCGTCGATCCCGCGGAGGTTCGCCACGTCGCCGACCTCGCCCGGGTCGACCTCGACGAGGCGGAACTCGAGCGCTTCGCCGAACAGTTCGGCGAGATTCTCGACGCCTTCGAGACGCTCGAGGAGGTGCCCGAGGTCGAGCGCGAGGCCGATCTCGTCAACGTGATGCGACCCGACGAACGCAAGGAGTCACTCGATCAGGAGCAGGCGCTCCAGAACGCCGAGGACGAGGAGGGCTTTTTCAAGGGACCGAAGGTGTCGTGA